gatTTGAAAAAGTTATAATAATTTACTAAATCACTTAGCCAATTAACTTCTTAAAAAGTAAGATAAACTTTGATATAgtaaagtaattaaataaatgtGCCGTAAAATAATACTCTTTCGATCCTATAATTTATATTCACTCTATTTATTCACacatattaagaaatataattttttttattaactttttaattatatttctattaaatatattttttattaaatattaaaaggtattttaaaattaaaaaaaattaaattaaatagaattataataattaatttatatattattataatttaaaaaataaataataattttgagataataaaaaaaaaaacaaaaattatcaACAAGGcagtgaataaaataataaatttattatataagaaataatattactatttaattactatttttataaaatatggaATAACATGGACTTTTCATTTCATCCAATTGGGTTGTTTTagggctttttcttttcttgttgaAGCTTGGGCCTTGTAATCTATGGGCGGAACCCTGTAAGTTTTGCCAATTTTTAAAAGAGTTAcaccaaaataaaattttttaaagaatagtTTTGTAatataaagatttttttaatgatttttaaatgttaataaattttcattatttgagagaggtatttgaaggtttttttaaaataaaacattatcaACCCATTAAATTGATGGTTAAAATTTGaagtttttgaaaatttttaaaaatcgcaGATAACCTTACTTTAAAAAAAGTTTACATTCTCtcttaaatacaaattaaaaatttttaactttataAATTCTTTCATTATCTTAAAAAACTGCATCCTATACAAAGGGTTAATGGATTCAATGAACCTAACTTCGAAACGTAAatagtttataaatttatattttttcaagaTTTTAACTATAAGCAAAAATAGGCTTTAAACCAAATACTTGATTAAAGCTTTGAACAAATTTTGAGTGGAACAAACCCTCCAACTAATTAATtgagataatttaatattaaaattattcaactaattttgatttaatagttaaaatttattttttaattaaaaattgagaattaagAGAATAAAATCTGAGATTTCACAAATTCACACATAGacatttattatcaaattaaatatatgaatataataattaaaaatttattatcattttaaatgctttattattcccCCTTTCCTTCATTCCTTTGTATATAATGTTATTGtgagttttaatataaaatcaaaagtaaattttaattaaaataaaatgaaatttataatttagttctaAGATTttattcgattttttttattacaaaaattGGACCGTTTTAGCCTTGAGATTGATGATTAGGTGAGGTGGGGAAATCAAGTAACTAAAGAACTTGCTTGAAAGGAAGCGTACGGCGAATCCAGAAGGATAAATTGCTAAAATGAAGCCCAGTAAGTCGGCCCTAGCAACTCCTCGAGAAGTCTAGACTCATCACACTCCACTTGTCTCTTCCCCAACCTTCCACGTTTCGCCTATGACCCCCTTCCGCACGGAATATATATTCGCGACGCATCTTCATCTCTCTCCTGGAATCGAAACCGCCCAGCGTGCGTGATTGCGTTACCTCTCTTCTTCGCCTTCATTCCCCAATCATAATCAAAACCCTGATAAAACTCTCCTTCCCATTTCATCATTTACATTGGTGTTCTTCTCAAGTAAGCAAGATGTGGGCCCAGCCGTACCGAAAGAGTGACGTGGAGGCCGGCACCAGACCTCTTTATCCGATGATGCTGGAGAGCCCGCAGCTCCGGTGGGCATTCATTAGGAAAGTCTATTCAATCCTATCCTTCCAGTTGCTGGCGACAATCGCAGTTGCCTCCGTCGTGGTTTCTGTCCATCCGATTGCGAATTTCTTTGTTAGTACAGGGACCGGCCTGGCACTCTACATAGTCCTCATTATTACTCCTTTTGTTGGTATAATTGCGTgttcttgaatttcttttatttgtttttgccTTGTCTTTTTTTCTTGCTCTGGATTTTCACGCTTAATTTTCTTTGGCAATTCTTCCAGCTTTATGCCCATTGTACTACTACCACCAGAAGCATCCGGTGAATTATCTTCTTCTTGGGATTTTTACTATCTCTCTTTCTTTCGCTGTCGGATTAACTTGTGCTTTCACCAGCGGTAACATTACTTTTCAGTTTGTTTTTGCTCGTTtcgttttctttaattttctaatttatttatttttgtttaattgttttttaatttgataattggCGAGATTTAGAAGCAATTTTGGCCATtgttcgatttttttttaaattatatttctttGTCATTTCTTTGTCATTTCTTTGGTACTAGCGATTGAAAGGAACCCATCTTGTAGCTATTCTAGGTTCAGTGTGCTAGAGAGATTTTTCAAATTCTTGTAGTATTCAaattctatccttgcctgaaGTCCAGTAAGCATGGCCAATGGCCGTGGTGCTTATGTGAAAATGGCTGCTAAAAGATTGCGAGCCCCTCATAATTGAGAAAAGTTTTTTCttgattaatttcaaattttctgATGCCATTCAATAACTAATACTTGTCTGTCTCAAGGTTTCAAAAAAGTTCTGCTGAGCTTAATTTCTAAATTGTAATCCAGTATATGAAAGTCAGTATATATATTGTTCCTTTCGTTTGTTGTCCTGGTTGGTAAACAATTGCCTTGCTGCTTCTGCTGATATGATTTGTGTTTTACGATTCTGTTATATTCTCATAATTTTGAGCATCCTTTTGGACAATCTTCTCTCAACCTATTATTTCTAACTTTATGAAATTGAATGCTGTTTCATTTGGCAACAGGGAAGGTTATTCTGGAATCAGTTATTTTGACAACTGTAGTGGTCCTGAGTCTTACTCTATACACATTCTGGGCAGCAAGGAGAGGCCATGATTTCAACTTTCTTGGCCCGTTTTTGTTTGGTGCTGTCCTTGTTCTCATGGTGTTTGCTTTGATCCAGGTACAGTTATTGTTCAACATTCTGTCCTTTGGAATGTAATCTTTGTGTTGAATTTTTCTAATGGTTATTTTCATCTTTGTGGACGCAGATTCTTTTTCCGTTGGGCAGAATTTCTGTCATGATCTATGGGTGTCTGGCTTCAATAATCTTCTGTGGGTACATTATATACGACACGGACAACTTAATCAAGCGTTACTCATATGACGAGTACATTTGGGCTTCTGTGAGTTTGTATTTGGATGTCATTAATCTCTTCCTCTCGTTGCTCACCCTATTCAGGGCTGCTGAGAGCTAAGATTATTGTACAAGTTCTGTGCGTGTTATCCGTTATTAGGAGAGATTATTATCAATTTGTAAATGCGACGATAAGTTTCCTCCCTCCCAGCGGAACCTTGTAACTTTGAAAGAAGTGCCAAAGTTCTGAGAAATTCTGTTGATTGTATTATAAATAGTTGGCAGCTGAATTTACACTTGcactataatttataatttatacgaTTTAATCAagtaaaatttcaatttcaatttcaatatttttatttaaatttaataaattacagTATGAAATAGTTGGGTGGCATCTCTACCATTCTAGTTATTTGTCAATGATGCAAATTTGCGTGCTAAATGTTTGGCTGGTTGCAGTGGGAGAAGTGAACGGTATTTTCCACCACGTCGTTTCGTTTTGCTACTGCTTTCCCTAAtctttatgatgcatgaaacatgatccAAGCCACTGATGGAGTCTGTATATACCAAATCACAAGTAGGGTTCAAAATGGCTGGATGTTTCTACTTTGGAAACACAGACGAGGAAATATTTTGACACAATTTGGTTGAAAGAATTACTTGGTGAGTTGTAACAAAATCCTACCAAAATAACATTGTAcagcaaaaaatatatatatatatgcgtATATGAGGAGCTATCGGTTGGATTGTAAACCACTGCCACCATAATACTGCTTGGTAGTTTCACGTGAGAATTCTGCGAAAGTCATTCCATCCTTCAACCGCGATGAAAGTGGTGGTACAATTTTATGAATATCTTGAGCAAATTCATTTAGCCCATGCTCTATTCCCTCATCACATAAATTACCAACAGACACACTGTGTTCCGTGGTGTATTCTGAGATTGAGAAGGTTTTGCTCCACGCAGGTTGCAGGAAGACAACAAAAGTTTCTCTgcttacattttcaaaattcaCTGGTCTTCGTACACAATGAAGGGTTGAACGAATCTTTCCTTTTGATAAAATATCAGCTGATTCCCCAACCTGAATGATGAAACTTTCTGGAGAGGTCTTGACCATGAGTACATCATTCTTGCTGGGATCAAAGATTTGCAAGTACGAATAGCCATTGGGATAAGGGCATTCTTCATCAAATGATGGTGAAGATTGATCTGTCCCCATATTTTCTGCTAAATAGGAGGGCACAAGAAACATAGGCGCTGTCAAAATTGTAAAGATACCATAATCATAATGCCATTGCTGCCATAAATTCATATCATTTCCACATGATCTAGCATTATCGCCATCTGTAACAAAGTTGGAACCACGTATTTGTTTTTGCTCACTTATTAAACAGTGAGCTTGGTCCTTTATGGAATTGGCCTGCTTTTTGGTGGGTCCCTTCCTTCTTCCATTTTGTCTCATGAAATGTTTATCTAGAATTGAATGATAATGTATGAGGCGCCCTTTTGCAGTGCCAGATTCTAATAAGCTTCGTTCCAACTCTTGGCCACCGATGAACTCATCACATATTTGGGCAAGACGAAGCCCCAGCTCCATCATGAAATATCCTAGATCTTTAAACGAATCTCCGAGACTTTTAAATTCATCTTCCTGAAATTTTCTCACTTCATTAACATCCAGATGAGT
The Manihot esculenta cultivar AM560-2 chromosome 1, M.esculenta_v8, whole genome shotgun sequence genome window above contains:
- the LOC110613553 gene encoding uncharacterized protein LOC110613553, whose product is MQRAVRGKQKTHRAGMEQVQVLELYEVRYSDLMLLSSSSTSNHSDSLSSPEEELARLQTIRTSIIETLGPKGPGLLSIVGVPNALLLRHNLLPLARKLALLDHDCRKRLLKEHNLGSDVSLKNPDRNVSSFAMQLKYAEALESSSSKPSHDTHLHLNLEPTHLDVNEVRKFQEDEFKSLGDSFKDLGYFMMELGLRLAQICDEFIGGQELERSLLESGTAKGRLIHYHSILDKHFMRQNGRRKGPTKKQANSIKDQAHCLISEQKQIRGSNFVTDGDNARSCGNDMNLWQQWHYDYGIFTILTAPMFLVPSYLAENMGTDQSSPSFDEECPYPNGYSYLQIFDPSKNDVLMVKTSPESFIIQVGESADILSKGKIRSTLHCVRRPVNFENVSRETFVVFLQPAWSKTFSISEYTTEHSVSVGNLCDEGIEHGLNEFAQDIHKIVPPLSSRLKDGMTFAEFSRETTKQYYGGSGLQSNR
- the LOC110613560 gene encoding protein LIFEGUARD 4 → MWAQPYRKSDVEAGTRPLYPMMLESPQLRWAFIRKVYSILSFQLLATIAVASVVVSVHPIANFFVSTGTGLALYIVLIITPFVALCPLYYYHQKHPVNYLLLGIFTISLSFAVGLTCAFTSGKVILESVILTTVVVLSLTLYTFWAARRGHDFNFLGPFLFGAVLVLMVFALIQILFPLGRISVMIYGCLASIIFCGYIIYDTDNLIKRYSYDEYIWASVSLYLDVINLFLSLLTLFRAAES